A window from Citrus sinensis cultivar Valencia sweet orange chromosome 5, DVS_A1.0, whole genome shotgun sequence encodes these proteins:
- the LOC127902239 gene encoding putative disease resistance protein RGA4: MKNLLLSKLSFDGEDRKVNDEDEQLLEALHPPPSLEELGILYYRGSIFPNSLISLTNLRTLKIRWGKNCEHLPALGKLQSLEKLTISDLRRVKTVGNEFLELEGSTDYDPSPSSSSSSSSSVTAFPKFKSLFIWKMSELVGWDYRITRKDNNSIMPRLSFMDIGNCPNMKKLPNYLLQTTTMQRLKIRNCPLLQERDGEGEDWRKISHIPHLRGI, translated from the coding sequence atgaaaaatcttcTGCTTTCGAAACTGTCTTTTGATGGGGAAGATCGAAAAGTAAATGATGAGGATGAACAACTACTTGAAGCCTTACATCCGCCTCCGAGTTTGGAGGAATTAGGGATTCTGTATTACAGAGGCAGCATTTTCCCCAACTCATTGATTTCACTAACAAATTTAAGGACTCTAAAAATCCGCTGGGGCAAAAACTGTGAGCATTTGCCTGCATTGGGAAAGTTACAATCTCTGGAAAAACTCACCATAAGTGATTTGAGGAGGGTAAAAACTGTGGGTAATGAATTCTTGGAATTAGAAGGAAGTACTGATTATGACCCGTctccatcttcatcttcatcttcatcttcatcggTGACTGCCTTCCCGAAATTTAAATCACTCTTCATTTGGAAAATGTCTGAACTGGTAGGGTGGGATTATAGGATTACTAGAAAGGATAACAACTCCATCATGCCACGTCTTTCTTTCATGGATATCGGGAATTGTCCTAATATGAAAAAACTGCCCAATTACCTTCTTCAAACAACGACAATGCAGAGATTAAAGATTCGGAATTGTCCTCTTCTACAAGAACGTGACGGAGAAGGAGAAGACTGGCGTAAGATATCTCATATTCCCCACTTAAGAGGCATATGA
- the LOC107175045 gene encoding loganic acid O-methyltransferase-like, producing the protein MAQPMVGGDGAHSYAKNSSGQGRVMERAKELINEAIADKLDLKLLKIDTSSTFRVADLGCSTGPNTFIVVQNIIEAIELKLLQADHQNPSTIEFQVFFNDHPENDFNTLFKALPHSPKYFAAGVPGFFQNRLFPKSTLHIINSSYALHWLSKIPKEIAGGNSLAWNRESIRNKRFVNEVAEAYSAQFKNDIESFLNARAHELVAGGLMFILIVAVPDGIPLSQTTLGVFYDVFGSCLMDMAKMGITSEEKINSFNIPNHRPTPKELESIIKTNKYFTIERMEQLADRMSQSTFLAKCRTSAVRAVYEGVVMEHFGGEFVEPFFNHFTVKVEENASRFEKFQNPIDLFVLLKRTGDELN; encoded by the exons atggcACAACCCATGGTTGGTGGAGATGGTGCTCACAGCTATGCAAAAAATTCTAGCGGCCAG GGGCGAGTTATGGAACGTGCAAAGGAGCTGATCAATGAAGCCATAGCTGATAAGCTTGACTTGAAGCTCCTGAAAATTGATACTTCAAGTACTTTTCGAGTAGCAGACTTGGGCTGCTCAACTGGACCTAACACCTTCATTGTTGTGCAAAATATCATTGAAGCTATAGAGCTGAAACTCTTACAAGCTGATCACCAAAACCCTTCAACTATAGAATTCCAAGTGTTCTTCAATGATCATCCCGAGAATGACTTTAACACACTCTTTAAAGCCCTTCCACATTCACCAAAATATTTTGCTGCCGGTGTGCCGGGTTTTTTCCAGAATCGCTTGTTTCCCAAGTCAACTTTACATATTATAAACTCATCCTATGCCCTGCATTGGCTCTCCAAGATTCCGAAAGAAATAGCGGGCGGAAATTCACTGGCCTGGAATAGAGAAAGTATTCGGAATAAAAGATTTGTAAATGAAGTAGCGGAAGCGTATTCAGCTCAGTTCAAGAATGACATCGAGTCATTTCTGAACGCTAGAGCACATGAACTAGTGGCTGGAGGCTTGATGTTCATTCTTATAGTTGCTGTACCCGATGGGATTCCATTGTCTCAGACTACTCTTGGTGtattttatgatgtttttGGATCTTGCCTCATGGACATGGCTAAAATG GGAATAACCAGcgaagaaaaaatcaattccttcaaCATCCCTAATCACCGCCCAACCCCTAAGGAGCTGGAGTCaataatcaaaacaaataaatatttcacaaTTGAGAGAATGGAGCAACTGGCTGATCGTATGTCGCAATCAACATTCCTCGCTAAATGTCGCACTTCAGCAGTAAGAGCTGTATATGAGGGAGTCGTCATGGAGCATTTCGGGGGTGAATTCGTAGAGCCGTTTTTCAACCATTTCACTGTAAAGGTTGAAGAGAATGCCTCTAGATTTGAGAAATTTCAGAACCCGATTGACTTGTTCGTCCTACTAAAGCGCACTGGAGATGAATTAAATTGA